GACCAGGCCCGTGTTATCTTGGTTACGGTCGTCGGCCTAATAAAAGGAGAAATCAAGCCCATCAGTATTTTAAAACGTTTGCGTTTTCAATTCCCTGCCTCTATTGTTTGATCTTCTTCGGTATGGTTGGGGAGAGATTACATAATAGATAGTAACTAGGTAAAGACGAGACTTttaggtatataattaaatttgccACACATTTTCGGAAGCTTTGGGTtatgaattatattttagtatcaCACTGTGGGACTATACATTGATATAGACCATGATTTGTGCGAAATTAATTAGGTTCAGAagaaataataagataataagcTGAAAAATTAATGGTCTGGTTTTATCtatgtcaaaaataaataaatagtgacTCTATTTTATCTAactccactacaagaaaacatcggcatactgaggaaaaaaatcgtcggtatgtcatcggaataacgctattccgaggacataccgacgaaaaaagtcctcggaaatatctcctcggaaattcatatttcctcggaattccgtcggaatttccgacggaattccgaggaaactaaattccgaggaaattccaaggacacaaagttcgtcggaaggttcctcggaatataccgagggacaccttcCTCAGAATATTTCGATGGAATTTCGATGGTCCAATCTtcggaagtttcgacgaaatattcctcggaatttttatcgggaatttccgaggaacctggccctcggaaaattccgaggaacatctttccctcggaaaattccgaggatcttcggtccctcggaaaattccgtgGAAATttcttccctcggaaaatttcgaggaacttatgtccctcggaaaattccgaggaactgctttccctcggaatttcaaaaaaaaataattttttaaaaaaatttattttttaaaaaaattaaaatttttgaaatttaaattcgaaaaattaaaattaaaattaaaattgaattagGTTCAGAAGAAATAATAAGATGATAAGCTGAAAAATTAATGGTCTGGTTTTATCtatgtcaaaaataaataaatagtgacTATATTTTATCTAACTCTCATTTGTCGACAGTATCAACAAACTTGTTTCATCTTCAATATTGAGTTGAAAAGggttaaaaaaatactttagaGTTGCAAACCGAATCAACTTATCGTACTTTACAGTTGCAAACCGAGTcaacttttatttttcctttagTAATTAGTATTAGTTAAAGAAATGCTTGAAACATAATGAAACAAAAGTCATATGTCAAAAAGAAAGCAGATGAGTCTATAGAAATTTCAGTTTGCAAATTCTCAAAAAAGTAATATATATCAGTTTGCCTTTTATGTTATTATTGGTGAAGATTGTTCAGACCATACATTCTGCAGTTTTTGATATTTATCATCTCTCCAATTCACCCTCATAACAATACACAAGCATATTATGACAATGATACACGTTATGGTATCACATACCAGAGAAAGAAGACTAGAAACTAGTATTTTCCTTAAAGCATTATAGAGATTTGGTATTTTTCCTATTTTAGATATTAAGTAGTTTTCCTTTCTTACTTAGGGTTATGATTTGTAATAGCCCTATATAAACATATCTAATTATCAATAAAGGATCATCTTCCAGCATTAACCTTATTCTCAAGAGAGACTAGGGTTAAAGGAAGCTTTGCAATCAAGTTATCTCTACTCTTACCTGTAATCACGGCACCAGTTACGCGAGCACAAGCGGCTCGTatcaatttggtatcagagccaaacGATTCGATGGGGGACACTGAGGCGCTTTCGAAACAGATCTCaaagatgatggagatgatgcaatCGATGAATGCAAAGATAGATGATAATATGAAAACTCTACAAGAGAGAATGGTGCATCACGAAACTACTAACGGGGATCGCGGTAAGACGATCAAATTCTCACCCGAAGAACTTTCTGAAGTTGAAATATTAAGTGGAAGTAAGGGGAGCAAGGGGGCAATATCATTCGATACCAGAGCTGGTACGAGTTTTACACCATCCAAAGCTGATAAAGACATTCCGGTGAGGAGTTGTGGTTTGGCAAACGAGTCCAATTATGGGTTCTCTGGGGGACCGTGGCCAAACCGAGCTGTAGGGAGAGAACGAGGGCATAGGAGGACAGATGGAGGAGGAGACTGGAATGTAAGACCAATTGGAGCGGCACCACACGACTCACATCCAAATGTTGGAGATTAGCGAAACTCGGAAGGGTTGATGGAAGGAGGATATTACGAAACTCGTGAGGACAGAAGTAACAATTTCGACAGAAGATGTGTGAAAGcagccaaaacaaaaaaaaacaaaaacaaaaacaaaaaaaaaagaaaaacaaacaaggaaaaaaaaaaaacaaaaagtagattttttgtgacaaaaatgaaaaatgggaaacaaaaatctgaaaaaaaatggAGAGAGTGCTAGCCCTCCATCTGATCAAGAAGCATCTCCTGGTACCTGCACTCGCAGCTGCAAAACCCTTTCTCTCCTCTGCAAACAAACACATCCCATTTCTTAAACTTTAGTTTGGAAGGGGAACTCATATTGAAAAGAAAGTATGTATATCTATAGAGACCTATGGACCGACCTGTAAATATAGATGTCATGTTTTTGGTCAAGATTCTTGTTACAAGTGTAGCAACAGCTTAAGAAATTAGCCTTGGTCTCCAGACTCTCCACAGGTACTTGTGGCAAAGGAACAGAGCAAGGAGGAGTCGCCTCCACGATAACAGAGTTGTCGAAGATATGGGTGATGGTTGGGTTTGGACCGTGAGATATGACGCGCGTGTAGTCCTCCGTCTGGTCAACCTCGCTCACGGTTAAGACCTTTGTTTTCAGACAAGGGCTGGTGCAAGTAGCAGCAGATTTAGTTCCAAAGTCAGCTGAAGGTATCTGGACTCTGAGCTTCGACCCGAATAGGACCATCTTGTTGACAGGCTTGCTCGACCGGTCTTTGCTTTTGACGAGATCAGCGAGGCCAAAGGCTTCAGGTGGGTGAAGAAacctttggggtttagggattaatGTTGGCTCGTAACAGGAAGCGGGTCTAGGGTttatggaggaggaggagattgaTGGGTGGCTGTGGTTGGCTTCGAGGGTGGAAGTAGGGCTGATGATGGAGTCAAAAGGAGTGATGTTGGAAGAGAAAAACCTAAACTTTGGAGAGGTAAAGACAGATGAGTAATAGGTGTTAGGTGTTGGAGATGGAAGTTGATCAGCCATTGATTAATTTAGAGATGTTTGTTTCTCAGCAGAATACGACAGTCAGATCAGATCCCGTGAGAGAGTAAGGATCATAACTCAGTAGCTTCCATGGAGAGAGAGTGATCGAATTTTCAGACAAAGAGATGAATGAATATCTGAAATGAAAGAGATGAGAAGGAAAAATGAATACAACACAATTATTGAAAGTTCTGACTGCTTCTGTTCATATGGGGTCTCACTCCTATGTAATGAtgatcctctctctctctctcccccaaAATCAGATTAAAAGTTGCTTTCTctcatctcttttctttttctttctttcttttgtttattccACTGAGATAAGTGATCTCGAGAGAAGAGACGTTGTGGATTTAATCAAGAACTGCATGAAACTTTACCCCGATCATATTATTGATACAGTACATCACTATAGTTGCTGTCgtcttttcaataatttttgagactttacaaaattttatactaCCGTATAtagttgaatatatatattgtacttaTATGGttgaatgtttttttgtcaactttttgGATTTCATTTCCTTGAAACTTTGAAATACAATCGCTTAATAGTTATACCAGGAGATTACATAAGATTGATCACTAATATTGGCATTCTTTGCTAACTTAATGATCAACAACAT
The nucleotide sequence above comes from Brassica napus cultivar Da-Ae chromosome A9, Da-Ae, whole genome shotgun sequence. Encoded proteins:
- the LOC125578516 gene encoding protein MARD1-like, which produces MADQLPSPTPNTYYSSVFTSPKFRFFSSNITPFDSIISPTSTLEANHSHPSISSSSINPRPASCYEPTLIPKPQRFLHPPEAFGLADLVKSKDRSSKPVNKMVLFGSKLRVQIPSADFGTKSAATCTSPCLKTKVLTVSEVDQTEDYTRVISHGPNPTITHIFDNSVIVEATPPCSVPLPQVPVESLETKANFLSCCYTCNKNLDQKHDIYIYRGEKGFCSCECRYQEMLLDQMEG